The DNA window TGGCAATCGGAAAAGAACTATTAAAGAAAGATTGTTGGAATATTCAATATGACTTAACCTTTGATATATATAAGGAATATGCGGCCTGTGCTTATTTATGTGGAGAATTTGAACAGGGAGAAGTTCATAGTGATGAAATGCTTATACATTCGAAAACACGACTGGAAAAAGTTAAAATACGCTCCATGCAATTATTACAATATTCTTATAGTCGAAAAATGGAAGAAGCAAATCATGCAGGGATCCTTGGCTTACAACTTCTTGGAATTAAAATTTCCAATCGACCGAGTATGCTTTCAATTTTAATAGAACTTCTTATAACCAAAAAAAATCTGGGTAAACGTAAAATCGAAGACTTAATTAATCAAGCTCCTATAACCGATCCGGAAATTAAGTTAGCAATGAAAATCCTGATAGATTTTATCCCCCCGGCTTTCCTTACCGGAAATTCTAACTTGTTTGCTTTAACAGTATTAAAGCAGACCAATTTATCTTTAATACACGGAAGTAGTCCCGAATCAGCTTCGGCCTATGTTAGCTATGCTGTCTTATTGGCAGGTCTGGGTGATTTGTATTCCTCTAATGAGTTCGGGCTTCTGGCAATGAAGTTAAACGAACGCTTCCGGGATCTCGAAGGAAAATGTAGAACTCTAACTCTCTATACTATATTTTGTCATAGCTGGAATCATCATTGGAAGACCCTTCCCGCATTATTTAACAGGGCAATTGAGGCAGGTTTACAGTCAGGAGATTTTCTCTTCATGGCTCATTCCTGTAACCATATACTTCTCTGGGATCAGGAAAGTCAATTGGATATGGTTATTGAAAAATATAACAAATATATTATATTGATAGAAAACACCGGGTATTATGATGCAAAGGAGATGATTTTATCCCATCAAAACTTTCGACTGAGTTTAAGAAATGGACTTTCCATTGATTCCTCAGAGGAAGAAAATGCGAGACTGGAACGAATGAAAGAAAGTAAATTCATTACAGGTGTTGCTATTTCCCATTTATACCAGCTTCTTACTTTTTTTACCTTCGATGACTTCGCTAAAGCTTCATATCATAGTCAGGAAGGAGAAAAAGTGATACAGTCTCTTGCCGGTGCACTTTTTATTTTAGAATACACACTTTATTCCTTTCTAAGTTATGCAGTTTTAATTCCCCAAATGGTCTTTGTTAAGAAGAACCAGGCCTGGAAAAAAATTCGGAAATATTATAAACAAATGAAAAAATGGGCCAGGCATAATCCTGTGAACTTTCTTCATTTAAAACTTCTAATGGAGGCAGAAATAGCCCGACTCCAAAATAAAAATGCAAAAGCCGGAAGGCTATATGATGAAGCCATTTCTCAGGCTCAAAAAAATGAGTATCCACGTTATGAAACCCTTATAAATGAATTAGCAGGAAAATTTTACTTTTCTTTAAAACAGGAAAAATTTGCAACTGTTTATCTTAAAGAAGCCCATTATGGATATACACGTTGGGGAGCTTTTGGAAAAGCTCAGCAATTAGAGAAACTATATTCTCAATTAGTTACAAAAACAGAATCAAGAAAGGCTCTACAGGAGACTATTATTTCAACAAGCTCTTCCATATTGGGAAGTTTAAATAAAAATTCTCTGGATTTAAACTCTGTGATGAAAGCCTCACAAACGATTTCAGAAGAGATTACCCAGGAAAGTCTATTGAGAAAAATGATCAAAGTTCTTATGGAAAACGCCGGGGCCCAAAAAAGTTTTCTACTATTAAATCACAACGGCAATTTAAATATTGAAGCAGAAGGAATGATTGAAAATGAAACTATTATTTACCCTCAAAGGATTTCCATTGATTCTTTAGACTTAGAAAAACAAAATCTTCTCTCTCTATCCATAGTAAGATACGTTGAAAAAATAGAAAAACCGGTAGTTTTATCAGATGCGTCAAAGGAAGGACTATTCACCGAAGACTCTTACGTACTTGCAAAACAACCCAAATCAATATTATGTGCACCTATCCTTCATCAGAATAAGCTCATGGGCATCATCTATCTTGAAAATAATCTGACTAAAGGTGCATTTACACAGGAAAGATTGGAAATTTTAAAGATCTTATCATCCCAGGCTGCCATTTCTATAGAAAATGCCAGGCTCTATAATTATATGGAAAGCTTGGTAGAAGAAAGAACAACCCAATTAAATATTTCCCTCAGAAAGTTAGAAGAAAACCACCTTGAACTGCAATCGGCTCATAGAAATCTTCAGGAAACTCAGGCACAACTGGTTCAATCTGAAAAAATGGCAAGTCTCGGAACCCTGGTTTCCGGGGTGGCACACGAGATCAACAATCCCGTAAATTTCATTTATGTTCACGCGAAAACAATGAAAGAGGACGTACAGAAATTCAATAAATTTCTTTCTGAACTTTTATTAGAAGAGAGAGAGATTTTAGACTATTGTAACAAGCAATTTGAGAATTTTTTTACGTCTCTTTCTGATATTACAGAAGGCTCGGAAAGAATTCAAGTAATCGTTCAGGATTTAAAGAATTTTTCAAGATTAAATGAAGCAGAAACAAAAAAAGTCAAAATTTCAGAAGGAATTGAGTCAACTCTAAGAATTGTGATGACGCAATACAATCATAATGTGAATTTCGAGGTAAATTATATAGATGATCCTGAGATTGACTGTAGACCGGCCCAATTAAATCAGGTTTTTTTAAACATTATGAATAATGCTTGCCAGGCCATTATTATAAAATCCAAAACCCAAAATATTACAGAGAAAGGAAAATTACTGATTGAATTATATGAATCCGATTCCAAATTAGCCATATTATTCAAAGATACAGGCTGCGGAATGAAACAAGAAACAATTGATAAAATGTTCGATCCCTTTTTCACCACAAAACCTGTCGGACAGGGAACCGGTCTTGGGATGTCCGTTTCTCATAATATTATCAAAAAACATGGCGGCCACTTTGAAGTCTCTTCACAGGTTAACGAAGGAACACAAATCATAGTTTATCTACCGATTTAAATATGGAACTTAAGATCAATAGAAATGCCCTTATAAACACAGAGAACGAAAGTAAAAATTTCTCCATGTTAATAGTTGACGATGAGGAATCGAATCTGAGAGTTCTCAGAAGAATCTTTGAAGACAACTTCACCCTTTATGAAGCAAAAAATGGTAAGATAGCACTTGAAATTATAAAAAATCTAAAAAGAAATGAAACTATTCATGTCATAATTACCGATCAAAGAATGCCTGTTTTGAATGGAGTCGAATTGCTGGCAGACTCGATTCAGTATCTACCTAAATCCATACGAATTATCTTAACAGCCTATACCGATATAGAGGCTGTTATTGATGCAATAAATAAAGGGCAGGTTTATAAATTCATTTCCAAGCCTTACGACCCGGCAGATTTAAGAATCACTGTTTTTAGAGCGATGGAGGCCTTAGAGCTGGAACTTAAGAATAATGAATTAGAGAAAATTAATAAATCTAAAGACAAAATCTTCGCCATCATCAGCCATGATTTACGTTCTCCGATAGGTTCCATCAAAAACTTGATAACTTTGCTACAGACGGAAGATGTTTCGAAGGAAGAATTTATCCACCTTTCAGGAAAGCTAAAAAATAGTATAGAATCTATACATTTTACACTGGAAAATTTATTACAGTGGGCTCAGTCTCAAATGAAAGGTATAACAACGATAAAGAAACCTTTCTTTTTAAATCCTATTATTTTAAAAGTTTTTGATTTTTTTAAAGAAACAGCCAGGGTAAAAAATATCAAGATAAGCATAGAGGTTAATGAAAGTATACAAATTTTAGCTGATGAAGAACAAATCAGACTTGTTCTTCGAAACTTATTAAGTAACTCAATCAAATTCACCGATCATGATGGCTCTATCCGGGTCAGTGCAACTACAAACAATCATTCTTGCATGATAACCATATTAGATAGTGGAATTGGAATCTCTCAAACTGAAATTTCAGAAATACTGGAAGGTAAGTACGTAAGCAATTATGGTACAGATGGAGAAAAAGGTACCGGCTTAGGATTAGTACTATGTAAAGAATTTATAACTTATAATGGTGGTAGTTTAAGCATTGAAAGTACACCGGGTCAGGGTTCTTCTTTTTGTGTTACATTACCTCTAACAAATACTCCGGAAAGTCTGTAGAGGTCCATCAACTTAGAAGAAAGGATGTAGCAAATTAAGGAAAATAATATGTCATTGAATATAAACAAAGATGCACTTGAAAAATTCAATTATCAAAATCTAAAGAAAAAATACACCATCTTAATTGTAGATGATGAAGAGTCCAATTTAAGAGCACTTAGAAAATGTTTAGACAGCAGTTACAATTTATTAGAAGCATCAGATGGCCAGGAAGCTTTAGAACTACTCCTCAAATTACCAAATCCGAATATTATTCAATTAATTATTACAGATCAAAGGATGCCACATTTAAATGGTATCCAATTTTTAGAGAAATCAATCTCCCTTATCCCTTTTGCAATTAGAATTATACTTACCGCTCATATCGATCAGGACGATATAATTGATGCCATTAATAAGGGAAATATCTACAAATTTATTATAAAACCATTTGAACCCAATGAAATAAAACTTACAATAAAACGGTCTCTAGAAGCCTATGAACTTCACAACCATAATCTACTTTTAAAAGAAGAACTTAGTGAAAAAGAAAACCATCTTAAAGAAGAAATAGATAAAAGAAAAAAAGTTGAACTTGAAAAACAAATACAAGAACAGCTTCTAATTCAAAAAACCCAGATTGCAGAGCAAGCTGAAATTCTAAAACATCTAAACTCTACTTTAAATGATACCTTAAAACAAATACGCTTTGATTTAAACTTTGCCAAGAGAATACAGGAAAAACTACTTCCTTTGAACTTTCAAATTATTCAAGATTTGAAATTTACCTTTCAGTATATCCCTATTGAAGAGGTAGGTGGAGATATTTTTGATATTATCGAATTACCATCAGGAATAATACGAATTTTTCTTGCTGATGCAACCGGACACGGAGTTCAAGCAGCTTTAATCACCATGCTCATTAAAAGTGAATACGAAGTTTTAAAGTCTTCCCAAACCTCAACTGCCAATGTATTAGACAAACTTAATAAACTATTTCTAAGTAAATACTATTCCCTCGGAACTTTCTTCAGTTGCATTATCTGTGATGTTGACTTAAAAAATGGACATTTTACTTACTCCTCAGCCGGACATCCTTTTCAGGTAATGATTAGTAAAACAGAAGGCATTACCAAATTAAATAAAACCGGTCGAGCCATCGGGTTAAAAAAGAATACTGAATTTATTGAAAATCAAATGCCATTTCGCCCCGGAGACAAATTATTATTATATACAGATGGAATTTTTGAAGAATTTAATGATAGTGGAGAACAATTCGGAGAAGAGCAGATTTTAAATCTAATTAAACAATATCAAAATTTAAGTGCCCAATTTATAGGAAATATCATTCTAAAGTCTCTCTATGATTTCTTAAGTAGTTCTTCAACAAGGGATGATATAACTTTTATCGGAGTGGAATGGAAAGAAGAAATTAAATAATCAGAAGTATATACACTAAAAAATTAGAATCTTTCTTGATTTCTAAGAGTAGTACCAAAGCCTTAGCTCAGGATTCCAAATTGAACACTTATTTTGCAAAAATTCCATTCGGCTTGCAGGGCTTGTTAATACTCCTTCTTCTTTTTTTCTTAAACACCTGTTCTTATTCTTCTGAAGATTTTTACCGAATCCAGTATTTAGAAGTTGCAAGTGATTTTCAGACAGATACTCAAAATCTTAAAATCCCGGAGAATTTCTCAAAGAAACTCAAGCTTTCAGATACCGAACTTGAATTTGTAGAACTTCGCTTTCCTATTCCCCAAAATTTATTACTCAAAGGAAAAAATCTCGCTATAAATGCCGGGAGAATTTCAGATGTTTCTCGTTTTTATTTGAATGGTTATGAGTTGGGAGGTTTCGGAAATATTGAACCCTATAGACCGGGAGCTATGCGCCTTTTCCTGCGAATTCTTCCTGATTCTTATTTAAAATATGGTGAAACAAATTACATTACGGTAAGACTATATTCTATTCCCGGCAAATTCCCTATTAGAGCCTTTGATGCATTCAAACTCGGAACATCTGATGTAATTTTATTAGATTTTTTCATCAATGAGTTAATCCTAATCTCATTCATTCTACTATATTTAATAGCTGCGACTTATCACATTTTTTTATACTTCAGAAGGAGGAAAGACATTTATCATATTTTCCTGGCTTTATTTATTTTAGTTTTCTCTTCCTATATTTTCCTTGCTGATAGTCAATTAAGAGATTCTATTTTTGGTAATGCAATATTTCTTCATAGAAAATTAGAATTCATTAGTCTCTTTCTAATTACCCCCTGCTTTTTATTATTTTTAGGAAAATACTTTCGAGATAGAGTTGGAAAAACTGAGATAATTGTTTTTCTTGTATCCTTTTCATTTTGTATCCCTGTAATTTTTGGTGATATTACCCTGGTTAATACCAGTCTTTTTGCCTGGCAAGTCTCCTTTCTTTTATTTTTACCATTTTTAGTTTTTTACGTTTATCATTATGTTGTAAAAAAAACCCGGGAAGGTTTGTATCTAGGACTCGGTCTTTTAAGTATGGTAATAGCTGCTATTAATGATATTTTAGTTTCTTTGAATGTTATCAACAGTATCAGGATTACAAGTTACAGCCTTTCTCTATTTGTATTCGGACTCATAGGCCTATTAGCCAATCATTTCGTGGATACCCTGAATCGTTCCGAAGAACTACTCTCAAAAGTATCCAGATTAAATCTTGAATTGATAAAAAAAAACATACATCCTCACTTTCTAATGAATTCAATTCAAACTGCTATTACTCTCGTAGAAGAAGATCCTAAAAAAGCTAACACTCTACTCTATAACCTTGTTGATGAATTACGTGAAACCATAAGAGTTTCCGAATCTCGTTTATCATCCTTAAAAAGTGAAATTGAAATCTGTAAAAACCATTTAAGTATTATGAGTTACAGAAAAGAAAAAGAATTTAAGTTTAAACTCAATGGAAAACCTGAACACATCCAAATCCCTCCTCTTAGCCTATTAACTCTTATTGAAAATGGATTAAGTCATGGATATGCAACGAAAGATAGTGGTTTATTTATTCTTTTTATATATAATGATAAAACGAAGGTAAAATTAGAACTCTTTAATGATAGTGAAGAAATAAGCAAACCTACAAAGCAAAAAAGTACAGGTACCGGTTTTAAATATGTTGAAGCAAGATTCCAGGAAGCTTTTGGAAACAATTGGAGAATTGAAAAGGGAAAAGTAAAGGGAGGTTACAGAGTCATCCTGGAGTTTCCATTTTTTGAACCGAAGGTCAATAAACAGGAATAAAAGACTTTTCAAAAATTAGAATACAGAAGATAATTGGATCTAAGTCAATAGAAATATCTTTTCTCGGTTGTAATATCCGATAAAAGTCATTTCTAAATTTTGAGATAAGCATAACTTATATAGGAATTGAGAATACACATGAATAACAAGAAACTAATATTACTTTTTACAGGAGTTGTTACAGCATTACTTCTAATTGTCTTTTTCATAATGGATTGGAACAAATCACCCAAGGGTCAAAATAAGAATTCTAAGAACAACAAAGTAATGTCAAAAAATTCAGACCCTACCCTTGGAGGAGGAAGTAATGGTAGTAAATCGAAGGATCCTTTTGGTGGTCCACCGGGATTCGGAGATGATGGGGTAACACCTGCATTCTTACTTCAACAATATCAGGAATGGGCCAAATATCCTCCAAATTCTCGACCCATAGATAATAATAACCATGACCTTATTAGACCCTATGAAATTGATCTCGATGCAGTAACTATGTTTGATACACCAACATCTAAAAAACCTAATGGTTATCGTTGCCATTTTCAACCAAAAACCTGGGCGATTGTTGGAATGGAAAATGATATAGTTATAACATTGGAATGTAGAGATAGCAGCAATAAAGCTATTCCAATTCGAATTGACAATCATGCCATGTATCACTACAAAGAGTGGGATGGAACAAAAACACAGGCTCACAATGCAGATTATACAGATAATGGTACAGGAGCTGATTTAATGGCAAATGACAATATCTATACGTTTACCTGGAGACCGATGAGCAATCACTGGGGCCAAATGTTTTTAGAAGTTGATATTACTTATTCTCCGGAAGATAAAAAAGCCCACATAGTTGCAGCTTTTTTTTCATCACCAAGAAAGCCAGCTGAATTTACCAATTATTTTAGAGAAGTAATAGAAGATGGTTCCCTGGTTATTTATGCCGGAATTTCTGTATATACAAGCGGAAGCTATAATATTCAAGCGAATTTGAAAGACGTAAATGGAAACTATATCGCTTATGCTACAGAAGATGTGAAATTAAGTACAGGTTCTCAGGAAGTTAGACTACTCTTCTATGGCAAAATATTACGCGATGCTGAAGCCAGAAGTCCTTATACTCTTACCAGCCTGAGAGGCTACAGAGAAAATTTACCTTTTGATCCGGAATTATTTGGTGATCCAAGCCCAAAAGCTTTGAAAATAATTCAATCAGCAAAAACAACCGAACCGGACAAAGAAATAATCCCTATCTTTAAAGAAGAACATAAAACGAAAGAATATAGCCTCGATGAATTTTCTGATAAAGAATGGCAAAGTCCGGAAAAAGACAGGCGTATACAAGAATTAAAAAGTATAGAACCCACAAGTCCTCCGGAAATAAAATCCGAATAAAATAATCTTATTTATCTATACTGTAATAAGAACTTATGCCTTCCTGAAAATATAAAGGAAGCATAAGTCTCGGACAGTTCAAATGAAAAGAAGAACGAAATGTATAGAGATAAGGTTTTGTAAAAAATAAGCGAATGAACACCCGAATATAAATTGGTGACCGGGATAATAAATCAATTTTCTCATAGTTTGAATTCAACTTAACTTCCATTTCACATCTATTTTCTAAGTCAAACTTAATTTGTTTTTTAGAAAGGATGTCTGAGTTATTTTTTCTATCTTGCAGTATTTTTGAATATACTAATTTTCCATTTTTATCCTCTACAATAATTGTATAAAATGCTGACTCTTTACCTTTTCCTTCAAAACCTCCCAAATAAACTCTTTCACCGGAAGAAGCCATAAATCGATGTATTTCCCAGGCCTTAGAAAATTGATAAACTTCCCGGTTCATTAAAAGATGCTCCAAACC is part of the Leptospiraceae bacterium genome and encodes:
- a CDS encoding AAA family ATPase, translating into MICLSGYKITQELFESTSTIIYRGFRESDNQAVILKLLKKEYPAPEDIARFKGEFELTKSLRIEGVIKAYSLEKYKNTFVMILEDFGGESLKNQIGSKKFMLEKLLRLAIHLTETLEEIHKNHVIHKDINTSNIIWNPKTDQIKIIDFGISTRLSRVTPRLLNPDILEGTLPYISPEQTGRMNRTLDYRTDFYSLGVTFYEILTGQLPFLSLDPIELVHNHIAKEPPDPRKLNPKLPLCLSKIILKLMAKTAEERYQTAYGLKCDLLQCLEHLQENKFDSDFSLGLKDISDQFQVPQKLYGREKEIRSLIQAFEDITTGNTNLLLVAGYSGVGKSALVNEVHKSISKKNGYFIDGKFEQFQRNIPYSALIRSFNLLTQQLLGESKSHLEYWKKRLLDNLGSNGQIIIDLIPEMEQIIGKQDPLVDLNPTDSQNRFIITFQNLIKALVGPEHPLVFFLDDLQWVDVPTLNLIQNLLTSKDIQYLLIIGAYRDNEVSEGHPLNICLDEIQKTKSIIKLILEPLKGDTVNQILSETLHHPKEKTRTLSELIYKKTEGNPFFVNTLLKTLYQEEHIKFLYDKGSWDWSIDEIQKMQVSDNVVEFMILELKKLPLETGEALQLASCIGNQFDLKTLSLISKKSSHEVAGMLWEAIHKNILIPLDTQYHLFQSKSENDIDNLDFEVYYKFSHDRVQQAANSLIDSEKAKDIHLAIGRIMQVQVEKENQEEKLIEMVGHLNEARTLITDPLEREELVRFNLNAAKKAKASTAYRAALEYLAIGKELLKKDCWNIQYDLTFDIYKEYAACAYLCGEFEQGEVHSDEMLIHSKTRLEKVKIRSMQLLQYSYSRKMEEANHAGILGLQLLGIKISNRPSMLSILIELLITKKNLGKRKIEDLINQAPITDPEIKLAMKILIDFIPPAFLTGNSNLFALTVLKQTNLSLIHGSSPESASAYVSYAVLLAGLGDLYSSNEFGLLAMKLNERFRDLEGKCRTLTLYTIFCHSWNHHWKTLPALFNRAIEAGLQSGDFLFMAHSCNHILLWDQESQLDMVIEKYNKYIILIENTGYYDAKEMILSHQNFRLSLRNGLSIDSSEEENARLERMKESKFITGVAISHLYQLLTFFTFDDFAKASYHSQEGEKVIQSLAGALFILEYTLYSFLSYAVLIPQMVFVKKNQAWKKIRKYYKQMKKWARHNPVNFLHLKLLMEAEIARLQNKNAKAGRLYDEAISQAQKNEYPRYETLINELAGKFYFSLKQEKFATVYLKEAHYGYTRWGAFGKAQQLEKLYSQLVTKTESRKALQETIISTSSSILGSLNKNSLDLNSVMKASQTISEEITQESLLRKMIKVLMENAGAQKSFLLLNHNGNLNIEAEGMIENETIIYPQRISIDSLDLEKQNLLSLSIVRYVEKIEKPVVLSDASKEGLFTEDSYVLAKQPKSILCAPILHQNKLMGIIYLENNLTKGAFTQERLEILKILSSQAAISIENARLYNYMESLVEERTTQLNISLRKLEENHLELQSAHRNLQETQAQLVQSEKMASLGTLVSGVAHEINNPVNFIYVHAKTMKEDVQKFNKFLSELLLEEREILDYCNKQFENFFTSLSDITEGSERIQVIVQDLKNFSRLNEAETKKVKISEGIESTLRIVMTQYNHNVNFEVNYIDDPEIDCRPAQLNQVFLNIMNNACQAIIIKSKTQNITEKGKLLIELYESDSKLAILFKDTGCGMKQETIDKMFDPFFTTKPVGQGTGLGMSVSHNIIKKHGGHFEVSSQVNEGTQIIVYLPI
- a CDS encoding hybrid sensor histidine kinase/response regulator; translation: MELKINRNALINTENESKNFSMLIVDDEESNLRVLRRIFEDNFTLYEAKNGKIALEIIKNLKRNETIHVIITDQRMPVLNGVELLADSIQYLPKSIRIILTAYTDIEAVIDAINKGQVYKFISKPYDPADLRITVFRAMEALELELKNNELEKINKSKDKIFAIISHDLRSPIGSIKNLITLLQTEDVSKEEFIHLSGKLKNSIESIHFTLENLLQWAQSQMKGITTIKKPFFLNPIILKVFDFFKETARVKNIKISIEVNESIQILADEEQIRLVLRNLLSNSIKFTDHDGSIRVSATTNNHSCMITILDSGIGISQTEISEILEGKYVSNYGTDGEKGTGLGLVLCKEFITYNGGSLSIESTPGQGSSFCVTLPLTNTPESL
- a CDS encoding fused response regulator/phosphatase, whose product is MSLNINKDALEKFNYQNLKKKYTILIVDDEESNLRALRKCLDSSYNLLEASDGQEALELLLKLPNPNIIQLIITDQRMPHLNGIQFLEKSISLIPFAIRIILTAHIDQDDIIDAINKGNIYKFIIKPFEPNEIKLTIKRSLEAYELHNHNLLLKEELSEKENHLKEEIDKRKKVELEKQIQEQLLIQKTQIAEQAEILKHLNSTLNDTLKQIRFDLNFAKRIQEKLLPLNFQIIQDLKFTFQYIPIEEVGGDIFDIIELPSGIIRIFLADATGHGVQAALITMLIKSEYEVLKSSQTSTANVLDKLNKLFLSKYYSLGTFFSCIICDVDLKNGHFTYSSAGHPFQVMISKTEGITKLNKTGRAIGLKKNTEFIENQMPFRPGDKLLLYTDGIFEEFNDSGEQFGEEQILNLIKQYQNLSAQFIGNIILKSLYDFLSSSSTRDDITFIGVEWKEEIK
- a CDS encoding histidine kinase translates to MNTYFAKIPFGLQGLLILLLLFFLNTCSYSSEDFYRIQYLEVASDFQTDTQNLKIPENFSKKLKLSDTELEFVELRFPIPQNLLLKGKNLAINAGRISDVSRFYLNGYELGGFGNIEPYRPGAMRLFLRILPDSYLKYGETNYITVRLYSIPGKFPIRAFDAFKLGTSDVILLDFFINELILISFILLYLIAATYHIFLYFRRRKDIYHIFLALFILVFSSYIFLADSQLRDSIFGNAIFLHRKLEFISLFLITPCFLLFLGKYFRDRVGKTEIIVFLVSFSFCIPVIFGDITLVNTSLFAWQVSFLLFLPFLVFYVYHYVVKKTREGLYLGLGLLSMVIAAINDILVSLNVINSIRITSYSLSLFVFGLIGLLANHFVDTLNRSEELLSKVSRLNLELIKKNIHPHFLMNSIQTAITLVEEDPKKANTLLYNLVDELRETIRVSESRLSSLKSEIEICKNHLSIMSYRKEKEFKFKLNGKPEHIQIPPLSLLTLIENGLSHGYATKDSGLFILFIYNDKTKVKLELFNDSEEISKPTKQKSTGTGFKYVEARFQEAFGNNWRIEKGKVKGGYRVILEFPFFEPKVNKQE